Proteins from one Pongo abelii isolate AG06213 chromosome 7, NHGRI_mPonAbe1-v2.0_pri, whole genome shotgun sequence genomic window:
- the AZIN1 gene encoding antizyme inhibitor 1 isoform X4, which yields MKGFIDDADYSVGLLDEGTNLGNVIDNYVYEHTLTGKNAFFVGDLGKIVKKHSQWQNVVAQIKPFYTVKCNSAPAVLEILAALGTGFACSSKNEMALVRELGVPPENIIYISPCKQVSQIKYAAKVGVNIMTCDNEIELKKIARNHPNAKVLLHIATEDNIGGEEGNMKFGTTLKNCRHLLECAKELDVQIIGVKFHVSSACKESQVYVHALSDARCVFDMAGEIGFTMNMLDIGGGFTGTEFQLEEVNHVISPLLDVYFPEGSGVKIISEPGSYYVSSAFTLAVNIIAKKVVENDKFPSGEKTGSDEPAFMYYMNDGVYGSFASKLSEDLNTIPEVHKKYKEDEPLFTSSLWGPSCDELDQIVESCLLPELNVGDWLIFDNMGADSFHEPSAFNDFQRPAIYYMMSFSDWYEMQDAGITSDSMMKNFFFVPSCIQLSQEDSFSAEA from the exons ATGAAAGGATTTATTGATGATGCAGACTACTCCGTTGGCCTGTTGGATGAAGGAACAAACCTTGGAAATGTTATTGATAACTATGTTTATGAACATACCCTG ACAgggaaaaatgcattttttgtGGGAGATCTTGGAAAGATTGTGAAGAAACACAGTCAATGGCAGAATGTAGTGGCTCAGATAAAGCCATTCTACACAGTGAAGTGCAACTCTGCTCCAGCTGTACTTGAGATTTTGGCAGCTCTTGGAACTGGATTTGCTTGTTCCAGTAAA AATGAAATGGCTTTAGTGCGAGAGTTGGGTGTACCTccagaaaacattatttatataaGTCCTTGCAAGCAAGTGTCTCAGATAAAGTATGCAGCAAAAGTTGGAGTGAATATCATGACATGTGACAACGAAATTGAATTGAAGAAAATTGCACGTAATCACCCAAATGCCAA GGTCTTACTACATATTGCAACAGAAGATAATATTGGAGGTGAAGAGGGTAACATGAAGTTTGGCACTACCCTGAAGAACTGTAGGCATCTCTTGGAATGTGCTAAGGAACTTGATGTCCAAATAATTGGGGTTAA ATTTCATGTTTCAAGTGCTTGCAAAGAATCTCAAGTATATGTACATGCTCTATCTGATGCTCGATGTGTGTTTGACATGGCT GGAGAAATTGGCTTTACGATGAACATGTTAGACATTGGTGGAGGATTCACGGGAACTGAATTTCAATTGGAAGAG GTTAATCATGTTATCAGCCCTCTGTTGGATGTCTACTTTCCTGAAGGATCTGGTGTTAAGATAATTTCAGAACCCGGAAGCTACTATGTGTCTTCTGCATTTACACTCGCAGTTAATATCATAGCAAAGAAAGTTGTTGAAAATGATAAATTTCCCTCTGGAG AAAAAACCGGAAGTGATGAACCAGCCTTCATGTATTATATGAATGATGGTGTTTATGGTTCTTTTGCAAGTAAACTGTCTGAGGACTTAAATACCATTCCAGAGGTTCACAAG aaatacaagGAAGATGAGCCTCTGTTTACAAGCAGCCTTTGGGGTCCATCCTGTGATGAGCTTGATCAAATTGTGGAAAGCTGTCTTCTTCCTGAGCTGAATGTGGGAGATTGGCTTATCTTTGATAACATGGGAGCAGATTCTTTCCATGAACCATCTGCTTTTAATGATTTTCAGAGGCCAGCCATTTATTACATGATGTCATTCAGTGATTG GTATGAGATGCAAGATGCTGGAATTACTTCAGACTCAATGATGAAGAACTTCTTCTTTGTGCCTTCTTGCATTCA
- the AZIN1 gene encoding antizyme inhibitor 1 isoform X1 — protein sequence MKGFIDDADYSVGLLDEGTNLGNVIDNYVYEHTLTGKNAFFVGDLGKIVKKHSQWQNVVAQIKPFYTVKCNSAPAVLEILAALGTGFACSSKNEMALVRELGVPPENIIYISPCKQVSQIKYAAKVGVNIMTCDNEIELKKIARNHPNAKVLLHIATEDNIGGEEGNMKFGTTLKNCRHLLECAKELDVQIIGVNISFCLPCWSAVARSRLTAASNSWLKQSSCLGLPKCWDYRFHVSSACKESQVYVHALSDARCVFDMAGEIGFTMNMLDIGGGFTGTEFQLEEVNHVISPLLDVYFPEGSGVKIISEPGSYYVSSAFTLAVNIIAKKVVENDKFPSGVEKTGSDEPAFMYYMNDGVYGSFASKLSEDLNTIPEVHKKYKEDEPLFTSSLWGPSCDELDQIVESCLLPELNVGDWLIFDNMGADSFHEPSAFNDFQRPAIYYMMSFSDWYEMQDAGITSDSMMKNFFFVPSCIQLSQEDSFSAEA from the exons ATGAAAGGATTTATTGATGATGCAGACTACTCCGTTGGCCTGTTGGATGAAGGAACAAACCTTGGAAATGTTATTGATAACTATGTTTATGAACATACCCTG ACAgggaaaaatgcattttttgtGGGAGATCTTGGAAAGATTGTGAAGAAACACAGTCAATGGCAGAATGTAGTGGCTCAGATAAAGCCATTCTACACAGTGAAGTGCAACTCTGCTCCAGCTGTACTTGAGATTTTGGCAGCTCTTGGAACTGGATTTGCTTGTTCCAGTAAA AATGAAATGGCTTTAGTGCGAGAGTTGGGTGTACCTccagaaaacattatttatataaGTCCTTGCAAGCAAGTGTCTCAGATAAAGTATGCAGCAAAAGTTGGAGTGAATATCATGACATGTGACAACGAAATTGAATTGAAGAAAATTGCACGTAATCACCCAAATGCCAA GGTCTTACTACATATTGCAACAGAAGATAATATTGGAGGTGAAGAGGGTAACATGAAGTTTGGCACTACCCTGAAGAACTGTAGGCATCTCTTGGAATGTGCTAAGGAACTTGATGTCCAAATAATTGGGGTTAA tatctcattctgtctcccatgctggagtgcagtggcacgatcacggctcactgcagcctcaaactcctggctcaagcaatcttcctgccttggcctcccaaagtgctgggattacag ATTTCATGTTTCAAGTGCTTGCAAAGAATCTCAAGTATATGTACATGCTCTATCTGATGCTCGATGTGTGTTTGACATGGCT GGAGAAATTGGCTTTACGATGAACATGTTAGACATTGGTGGAGGATTCACGGGAACTGAATTTCAATTGGAAGAG GTTAATCATGTTATCAGCCCTCTGTTGGATGTCTACTTTCCTGAAGGATCTGGTGTTAAGATAATTTCAGAACCCGGAAGCTACTATGTGTCTTCTGCATTTACACTCGCAGTTAATATCATAGCAAAGAAAGTTGTTGAAAATGATAAATTTCCCTCTGGAG TAGAAAAAACCGGAAGTGATGAACCAGCCTTCATGTATTATATGAATGATGGTGTTTATGGTTCTTTTGCAAGTAAACTGTCTGAGGACTTAAATACCATTCCAGAGGTTCACAAG aaatacaagGAAGATGAGCCTCTGTTTACAAGCAGCCTTTGGGGTCCATCCTGTGATGAGCTTGATCAAATTGTGGAAAGCTGTCTTCTTCCTGAGCTGAATGTGGGAGATTGGCTTATCTTTGATAACATGGGAGCAGATTCTTTCCATGAACCATCTGCTTTTAATGATTTTCAGAGGCCAGCCATTTATTACATGATGTCATTCAGTGATTG GTATGAGATGCAAGATGCTGGAATTACTTCAGACTCAATGATGAAGAACTTCTTCTTTGTGCCTTCTTGCATTCA
- the AZIN1 gene encoding antizyme inhibitor 1 (The RefSeq protein has 1 substitution compared to this genomic sequence), whose product MKGFIDDADYSVGLLDEGTNLGNVIDNYVYEHTLTGKNAFFVGDLGKIVKKHSQWQNVVAQIKPFYTVKCNSAPAVLEILAALGTGFACSSKNEMALVQELGVPPENIIYISPCKQVSQIKYAAKVGVNIMTCDNEIELKKIARNHPNAKVLLHIATEDNIGGEEGNMKFGTTLKNCRHLLECAKELDVQIIGVKFHVSSACKESQVYVHALSDARCVFDMAGEIGFTMNMLDIGGGFTGTEFQLEEVNHVISPLLDVYFPEGSGVKIISEPGSYYVSSAFTLAVNIIAKKVVENDKFPSGVEKTGSDEPAFMYYMNDGVYGSFASKLSEDLNTIPEVHKKYKEDEPLFTSSLWGPSCDELDQIVESCLLPELNVGDWLIFDNMGADSFHEPSAFNDFQRPAIYYMMSFSDWYEMQDAGITSDSMMKNFFFVPSCIQLSQEDSFSAEA is encoded by the exons ATGAAAGGATTTATTGATGATGCAGACTACTCCGTTGGCCTGTTGGATGAAGGAACAAACCTTGGAAATGTTATTGATAACTATGTTTATGAACATACCCTG ACAgggaaaaatgcattttttgtGGGAGATCTTGGAAAGATTGTGAAGAAACACAGTCAATGGCAGAATGTAGTGGCTCAGATAAAGCCATTCTACACAGTGAAGTGCAACTCTGCTCCAGCTGTACTTGAGATTTTGGCAGCTCTTGGAACTGGATTTGCTTGTTCCAGTAAA AATGAAATGGCTTTAGTGCGAGAGTTGGGTGTACCTccagaaaacattatttatataaGTCCTTGCAAGCAAGTGTCTCAGATAAAGTATGCAGCAAAAGTTGGAGTGAATATCATGACATGTGACAACGAAATTGAATTGAAGAAAATTGCACGTAATCACCCAAATGCCAA GGTCTTACTACATATTGCAACAGAAGATAATATTGGAGGTGAAGAGGGTAACATGAAGTTTGGCACTACCCTGAAGAACTGTAGGCATCTCTTGGAATGTGCTAAGGAACTTGATGTCCAAATAATTGGGGTTAA ATTTCATGTTTCAAGTGCTTGCAAAGAATCTCAAGTATATGTACATGCTCTATCTGATGCTCGATGTGTGTTTGACATGGCT GGAGAAATTGGCTTTACGATGAACATGTTAGACATTGGTGGAGGATTCACGGGAACTGAATTTCAATTGGAAGAG GTTAATCATGTTATCAGCCCTCTGTTGGATGTCTACTTTCCTGAAGGATCTGGTGTTAAGATAATTTCAGAACCCGGAAGCTACTATGTGTCTTCTGCATTTACACTCGCAGTTAATATCATAGCAAAGAAAGTTGTTGAAAATGATAAATTTCCCTCTGGAG TAGAAAAAACCGGAAGTGATGAACCAGCCTTCATGTATTATATGAATGATGGTGTTTATGGTTCTTTTGCAAGTAAACTGTCTGAGGACTTAAATACCATTCCAGAGGTTCACAAG aaatacaagGAAGATGAGCCTCTGTTTACAAGCAGCCTTTGGGGTCCATCCTGTGATGAGCTTGATCAAATTGTGGAAAGCTGTCTTCTTCCTGAGCTGAATGTGGGAGATTGGCTTATCTTTGATAACATGGGAGCAGATTCTTTCCATGAACCATCTGCTTTTAATGATTTTCAGAGGCCAGCCATTTATTACATGATGTCATTCAGTGATTG GTATGAGATGCAAGATGCTGGAATTACTTCAGACTCAATGATGAAGAACTTCTTCTTTGTGCCTTCTTGCATTCA
- the AZIN1 gene encoding antizyme inhibitor 1 isoform X3: protein MKGFIDDADYSVGLLDEGTNLGNVIDNYVYEHTLTGKNAFFVGDLGKIVKKHSQWQNVVAQIKPFYTVKCNSAPAVLEILAALGTGFACSSKNEMALVRELGVPPENIIYISPCKQVSQIKYAAKVGVNIMTCDNEIELKKIARNHPNAKVLLHIATEDNIGGEEGNMKFGTTLKNCRHLLECAKELDVQIIGVKFHVSSACKESQVYVHALSDARCVFDMAGEIGFTMNMLDIGGGFTGTEFQLEEVNHVISPLLDVYFPEGSGVKIISEPGSYYVSSAFTLAVNIIAKKVVENDKFPSGVEKTGSDEPAFMYYMNDGVYGSFASKLSEDLNTIPEVHKKYKEDEPLFTSSLWGPSCDELDQIVESCLLPELNVGDWLIFDNMGADSFHEPSAFNDFQRPAIYYMMSFSDWYEMQDAGITSDSMMKNFFFVPSCIQLSQEDSFSAEA from the exons ATGAAAGGATTTATTGATGATGCAGACTACTCCGTTGGCCTGTTGGATGAAGGAACAAACCTTGGAAATGTTATTGATAACTATGTTTATGAACATACCCTG ACAgggaaaaatgcattttttgtGGGAGATCTTGGAAAGATTGTGAAGAAACACAGTCAATGGCAGAATGTAGTGGCTCAGATAAAGCCATTCTACACAGTGAAGTGCAACTCTGCTCCAGCTGTACTTGAGATTTTGGCAGCTCTTGGAACTGGATTTGCTTGTTCCAGTAAA AATGAAATGGCTTTAGTGCGAGAGTTGGGTGTACCTccagaaaacattatttatataaGTCCTTGCAAGCAAGTGTCTCAGATAAAGTATGCAGCAAAAGTTGGAGTGAATATCATGACATGTGACAACGAAATTGAATTGAAGAAAATTGCACGTAATCACCCAAATGCCAA GGTCTTACTACATATTGCAACAGAAGATAATATTGGAGGTGAAGAGGGTAACATGAAGTTTGGCACTACCCTGAAGAACTGTAGGCATCTCTTGGAATGTGCTAAGGAACTTGATGTCCAAATAATTGGGGTTAA ATTTCATGTTTCAAGTGCTTGCAAAGAATCTCAAGTATATGTACATGCTCTATCTGATGCTCGATGTGTGTTTGACATGGCT GGAGAAATTGGCTTTACGATGAACATGTTAGACATTGGTGGAGGATTCACGGGAACTGAATTTCAATTGGAAGAG GTTAATCATGTTATCAGCCCTCTGTTGGATGTCTACTTTCCTGAAGGATCTGGTGTTAAGATAATTTCAGAACCCGGAAGCTACTATGTGTCTTCTGCATTTACACTCGCAGTTAATATCATAGCAAAGAAAGTTGTTGAAAATGATAAATTTCCCTCTGGAG TAGAAAAAACCGGAAGTGATGAACCAGCCTTCATGTATTATATGAATGATGGTGTTTATGGTTCTTTTGCAAGTAAACTGTCTGAGGACTTAAATACCATTCCAGAGGTTCACAAG aaatacaagGAAGATGAGCCTCTGTTTACAAGCAGCCTTTGGGGTCCATCCTGTGATGAGCTTGATCAAATTGTGGAAAGCTGTCTTCTTCCTGAGCTGAATGTGGGAGATTGGCTTATCTTTGATAACATGGGAGCAGATTCTTTCCATGAACCATCTGCTTTTAATGATTTTCAGAGGCCAGCCATTTATTACATGATGTCATTCAGTGATTG GTATGAGATGCAAGATGCTGGAATTACTTCAGACTCAATGATGAAGAACTTCTTCTTTGTGCCTTCTTGCATTCA
- the AZIN1 gene encoding antizyme inhibitor 1 isoform X2 yields the protein MKGFIDDADYSVGLLDEGTNLGNVIDNYVYEHTLTGKNAFFVGDLGKIVKKHSQWQNVVAQIKPFYTVKCNSAPAVLEILAALGTGFACSSKNEMALVRELGVPPENIIYISPCKQVSQIKYAAKVGVNIMTCDNEIELKKIARNHPNAKVLLHIATEDNIGGEEGNMKFGTTLKNCRHLLECAKELDVQIIGVNISFCLPCWSAVARSRLTAASNSWLKQSSCLGLPKCWDYRFHVSSACKESQVYVHALSDARCVFDMAGEIGFTMNMLDIGGGFTGTEFQLEEVNHVISPLLDVYFPEGSGVKIISEPGSYYVSSAFTLAVNIIAKKVVENDKFPSGEKTGSDEPAFMYYMNDGVYGSFASKLSEDLNTIPEVHKKYKEDEPLFTSSLWGPSCDELDQIVESCLLPELNVGDWLIFDNMGADSFHEPSAFNDFQRPAIYYMMSFSDWYEMQDAGITSDSMMKNFFFVPSCIQLSQEDSFSAEA from the exons ATGAAAGGATTTATTGATGATGCAGACTACTCCGTTGGCCTGTTGGATGAAGGAACAAACCTTGGAAATGTTATTGATAACTATGTTTATGAACATACCCTG ACAgggaaaaatgcattttttgtGGGAGATCTTGGAAAGATTGTGAAGAAACACAGTCAATGGCAGAATGTAGTGGCTCAGATAAAGCCATTCTACACAGTGAAGTGCAACTCTGCTCCAGCTGTACTTGAGATTTTGGCAGCTCTTGGAACTGGATTTGCTTGTTCCAGTAAA AATGAAATGGCTTTAGTGCGAGAGTTGGGTGTACCTccagaaaacattatttatataaGTCCTTGCAAGCAAGTGTCTCAGATAAAGTATGCAGCAAAAGTTGGAGTGAATATCATGACATGTGACAACGAAATTGAATTGAAGAAAATTGCACGTAATCACCCAAATGCCAA GGTCTTACTACATATTGCAACAGAAGATAATATTGGAGGTGAAGAGGGTAACATGAAGTTTGGCACTACCCTGAAGAACTGTAGGCATCTCTTGGAATGTGCTAAGGAACTTGATGTCCAAATAATTGGGGTTAA tatctcattctgtctcccatgctggagtgcagtggcacgatcacggctcactgcagcctcaaactcctggctcaagcaatcttcctgccttggcctcccaaagtgctgggattacag ATTTCATGTTTCAAGTGCTTGCAAAGAATCTCAAGTATATGTACATGCTCTATCTGATGCTCGATGTGTGTTTGACATGGCT GGAGAAATTGGCTTTACGATGAACATGTTAGACATTGGTGGAGGATTCACGGGAACTGAATTTCAATTGGAAGAG GTTAATCATGTTATCAGCCCTCTGTTGGATGTCTACTTTCCTGAAGGATCTGGTGTTAAGATAATTTCAGAACCCGGAAGCTACTATGTGTCTTCTGCATTTACACTCGCAGTTAATATCATAGCAAAGAAAGTTGTTGAAAATGATAAATTTCCCTCTGGAG AAAAAACCGGAAGTGATGAACCAGCCTTCATGTATTATATGAATGATGGTGTTTATGGTTCTTTTGCAAGTAAACTGTCTGAGGACTTAAATACCATTCCAGAGGTTCACAAG aaatacaagGAAGATGAGCCTCTGTTTACAAGCAGCCTTTGGGGTCCATCCTGTGATGAGCTTGATCAAATTGTGGAAAGCTGTCTTCTTCCTGAGCTGAATGTGGGAGATTGGCTTATCTTTGATAACATGGGAGCAGATTCTTTCCATGAACCATCTGCTTTTAATGATTTTCAGAGGCCAGCCATTTATTACATGATGTCATTCAGTGATTG GTATGAGATGCAAGATGCTGGAATTACTTCAGACTCAATGATGAAGAACTTCTTCTTTGTGCCTTCTTGCATTCA